A region of the Massilia sp. erpn genome:
AATATTTGTAACAGAGCCCGGGACGCCGGCGTACAGCTAGAAATTTCGCTTGGCCTTCGTAATAAGCTGAGCGGCGCGGACCGGCGACTGATGCCGGACCATGCCACCGCACACATGCGAGAATTTACGGACCGTGCCCGCCAAGCTTTGACTGAATATCAGCGGCTAGCATTTAAAGACACACCATGACGAAGCCGCTCGCTCGATCTGCAGGCGAACTACAGGAATACGTGGCCGTCTTGGCTCGCCAATTGCTGTCGACGGCGCCGTTGGATACCATCTTTAAGTCCGGGGTCTTTAACGCGCTGCGCGCTGTCTTTGCGTTGAGGCGCTGCGTGCCGCGATGAACATTTCTAACTTGGGTCGTGGTTTTACATAATATAAATTATGCGAATATTCGTATTTCTGAGCCAAGCATCTCAAACGATGTTTTTGCCACTGACGGATGCCAGGATCTCGTCGTGCCGCTCATTGTCGGTTTTGTGTAGATAAGCCGCCGTTGTAGCGATGCTGGCGTGGCCGGCGGTTTCCTGCAGCGTCTTCAGCTGCACGCCGTTGTTCGCGTGGTTGGTCAGCATGCTGTGACGCAGCCAGTGCGTCGACGCTTGCCGCAATGTGGCCGCCGTATCCGCATCGCCCAGCGCGGCCGCGGCGCTTGCCGCTTCGCTGAACACGGCCTTCAAGGCATCCGACGCCGCCTCATCGGAAATTCGTACTGGCGTTCTGCTTCGGCTCGACAGGACCAGCGGCGTGGTATCCGCACGCACGGTTTGCGGCAGCAGTTCAAACGCTTGGCGATACAGCCGGTAGGCGTCGAGCAAATCGGCTGGAACCGGCAGGCGCCGTGGTTTGCCGCCTTTGCCCATGACGTCCAGCCACCAGCGGCCATTGCCTTCGGTGTACAGAGCGCCCATATCGGCGCTGACAATTTCGTTGAGCCTGGCACCGGTGTGAGCGTAGGCCAGCAGCAGAAAACGGTCGCGCGCACGTTGGCGCAAAGCGGCTGGCGTGGTGGCGGCGCGTTGGCCGACCGTTTCCAAGGCTAGGGAGATTGCCTGCTGGGTCAAGTAGCGCGTCACACGCTTTACGTGCGGCATTTTGACGTTCTTGACCAAGGCGCCGGGATCGCGCCGCAAATAGCCGGTCTGTTCGGCAAATGCCATCAGACCCTTGACGGCGATCATGGCCTGGCGCCGGCTGGCGTCGGACAGCGGCCCGCTGAATGGCCGGTAACGCGGATCGCTGCGCGGCCATTTGGTGCTTGAAATCCAGTCCGCTGGCGGCTCTTTCAGAAAATCCTTGTAGGCATTCAAGTCGGCCACGGTCAGCATGCGCAGCGTTTTGCCGGCTTCTTCACGGCACCAGGTTAGGAAACGAAACAGCTCTTTTTGTGTATTGGCGATCGATTTGGGGCCGAGTTCGCCGTGGCCAATGAATTCCCGGGCGATTTCGCTATCCGTCAAAGCGTCCGTGATAGCGTCGTCGGCAATATCGCGCAGGCCGGTCAAATTGCCCTGGCGCCGCTCGCCTTCGCCAAAGCTGGCCGCCGTGGCTGGCTCCAGGTCGATCAGTGCAAACTTTTTCATCGAGAATAAAGCATAAATACTGTTTATATGAACAGTGAATTATACAGTATTCTATACAGTTATTTAACTCGACAATATAAGGAGTAATCTCGACTGAAATGATTGGCCGATTCCGGCTTTTGGATGCGTTCCCGGCGTCTGATCTTACGCGCCAAGTTCGAGTACGTAATGTCCTACGACATTCCGTTCCTGCTTGTTCGCTATAACCACCAGATAGGTGTCGTCCTTTGGGACTGGAATGCCAATATGCTGATATTTTGCGTCGGGCGTCTCGTAAATATGACCGACCCTCCACTCCCATGCCGTGCAGCTGTGATATGCGTCTTCAATAACCTGATCCGCGTAGGCCCACAGGTCCACGACCTCCTCTGCATTCTCCGTTACATTGACCATGTTCGGATACAGCGTTTCCCGATATTCTTCGTTCGACAGCAGCTTAGGATTCATATTCATTGGAGGTCTTCTTTGAATGGCCGGGCCCCTGCCCGGCCATATTTCATCGCCTTAGCGGGACGCCGCAGCCTTGGCCCGTGCCACGTGCAGTTTCTTGTAGCTGTCGATTTTGCGCTGGTGCCTGTCCAGCCCTTCCAGTTTCATGCTGGTTGGCGTCAAGCCGTGGAAGCGCACATTGCCTTCCACCGAGCCGATCACCGCATCCATCCGCGCATCGCCGAACATCCGGCGGAAACTGACGACGTAATCATCCAGTTCCAGATCGTCATCCAGTATCACCTCCAGCACCACATTCAATGCCTGGTAAAACAATCCGCGTTCGACTGAGTTGTCGTTGTATTGCAGGAAGGCGCCCACCAGTTCATGCGCCTCTTCAAACTGTTCCAGGGCGAGATGAATCAGCAGTTTCAGTTCCAGAACCGTCAGCTGGCCCCAATCCGTATTTTCGTCGAACTCGATGCCGATCAAGGTGGCGATGTCGCTGTATTCATCCAGCTCATTGTTTTCCAGGCGCTCCAGCAGCGATTCCAGACTCTCATCGTCCAGGCGATGCAGGTTCAGGATATCGGAGCGGAACAGCAGCGCCTTATTGGTGTTATCCCAGATCAGGTCTTCTACCGGATAAACCTCCGAATAGCCCGGCACCAGGATACGGCAGGCGGTGGCGCCCAATTCGTCATACACCGCCATATAGACTTCTTTGCCCATGTCTTTGAGAATGTCGAACAGGGTTGCGGCTTCCTCGGCATTCGAGTCTTCGCCCTGGCCGGAAAAATCCCACTCAACGAAATCGTAATCGGCTTTGGCGCTGAAGAAGCGCCACGACACGATGCCGCTGGAATCGATGAAGTGTTCGACGAAGTTATTCGGCTCGGTCACGGCGTTGCTGACGAAGGTAGGCCGCGGCAGATCGTTCAGACCTTCAAAACTGCGGCCTTGCAGCAATTCCGTCAGGCTGCGTTCCAGCGCCACTTCAAAGCTTGGATGCGCGCCGAACGAGGCAAATACGCCGCCAGTCCGCGGATTCATCAAGGTCACGCACATCACGGGGTAGACACCGCCCAGCGACGCATCCTTGACCAGCACCGGGAAGCCCTGCTCTTCCAGACCGTGAATGCCGGCCAGAATGCTAGGGTATTTCGCCAGCACTTCCTGCGGCACATCCGGCAAGGCGATTTCACCTTCCAGAATTTCGCGTTTCACCGCCCTTTCGAAAATCTCGGACAGGCATTGCACCTGCGCTTCGACCAGCGTATTACCGGCACTCATGCCATTGCTGACGAACAGGTTTTCGATCAGATTGGAAGGGAAATATACTACCTCGCCGTCCGACTGGCGTACATACGGCAGCGAGCAGATGCCGCGCTCCACATTGCCGGAGTTGGTGTCGTACAGATGCGAACCGCGCAATTCGCCATCGGGATCGTAGACTTCGCGGCTGTATTCATCCAGGATTTCAGCCGGCAGCGCATCTTTAGGACCAGGCTTGAACCAGCGCTCGTTCGGGTAATGCACAAACGCCGCGTTGGCGATGTCTTCACCCCAGAATTCGCCGGCATAGAAGTGGTTGCAGCTCAGCCGCTCGATATACTCGCCCAGCGCCGATGCCAAAGCGCTTTCCTTGGTCGCGCCCTTGCCGTTGGTGAAGCACATCGGCGAGTGCGCATCGCGGATGTGCAGCGACCACACATTGGGAATGATATTGCGCCACGAGGCGATTTCAATCTTGATGCCCAGGCCCGCCAGCAGTCCCGACATATTGGCGATGGTCTGCTCCAGCGGCAGATCCTTGCCCAGGATATAGGTGCTCGCCTCGGCGGATGGGCTCATGGTCAGCAGCGCCTGGGCGTCGGCGTCCAGGTTCTCGACCTCTTCAATAATGAACTCAGGCCCGGTCTGCACCACTTTTTTCACGGTGCAGCGGTCGATGGAGCGCAGAATGCCTTCGCGGTCCTTGGCAGAGATATCGGCCGGCAGTTCGACTTGAATCTTGAAAATCTGCTGATAACGGTTTTCCGGATCGACAATATTGTTCTGCGACAGACGGATGTTTTCGGTCGGAATATTGCGAGTTACGCAATACAACTTCACGAAATAAGCCGCGCACAAGGCCGATGAAGCCAGGAAGTAATCGAACGGACCGGGCGCCGAGCCATCGCCCTTGTAGCGGATGGGCTGGTCGGCGATCACCGTGAAGTCGTCGAACTTGGCCTCAAGACGAAGCTTATCGAGAAAGTTGACCTTAATTTCCATGAGGATGTTCCAAAATAGTGCTCAAAAATGAATTGGGCACTATTATCCGGGTTTTTAGCCACGCGGCAAAGGCTGTTGACGCGCCCACCCGGCCGTCCTGTCTATACGAAGTCGCTGCCGCGCAGACAATCCCCCTCCGCCCAGATGGCCCGCAAGCGCTGCTTCACGTTCACCAGCTCATCGCGCTGTTCGCGCAGCGCCGCCATCATCTGCTCGATCTCGCCCAGGCGCTGATCGAGATTGCGCATCATGTCTTCCTGGAACTCACTGCCTTCCTTGGCCATCACGACGCGCACCGCATCCAGCGAAAACCCCAAATTCTGCGCAACCTGGATCACGTGCAGGCGCTTTAAAGTGCTCTCGTCATAATGCCGATAACCGTTGATGCCGCGCTCGGGCTTGGGCAGCAGACCGGACTGTTCATAGTATCGGATGGCCGAGGCGGCCAGGCCCGAACGTTCCGCCAATTCCCCTATCTTCATTTCGCTTGACCTTCAAGTTGGCTTTAAGCTTAGCATAGCTTATTTCCACAGAAGGAGCGCTGATTATCATGCCGGCCCAAATGTTTTCACCGTTGACGCTACCCAATGGCAGCACCCTCCCCAACCGCCTGGCCAAGGCCGCGATGGAAGAAAACATGGCCGATGCCGGTCAGATTCCCGGGCCAGCCCTGCATCGCCTGTACCGGCAATGGGCCGATGGCGGCGCTGGTTTGCTCATTACCGGCAATGTGATGATCGACCACCGCGCGCTGACTGGCCCCGGCGCCGTGGTGCTGGAGGCGCGGACGCCGCTGGAACCCTTCGTCCAATGGGCCAAGGCGGCGCGCAGCCGCGGCGCCCAGGTGTGGATGCAGATCAGCCATCCCGGGCGCCAGGTGCTGGCCGATATGGGCGGCAATGCCTGGGCGCCATCGGCGGTCGCGCTGGAGATGGGCAAGCACAGCAAGCTGTTTGCCCCGCCGGTGGCGATGAGCGAAGCCCAGATCGAAGAGGTGATCGCGCGCTTTGCCGCCACGGCCCACGCGGCAGAGCAAGCCGGTTTCAACGGCGTGCAGATTCATGCGGCGCACGGCTATCTGCTGTCGCAATTCCTGTCGCCCCTGGCCAACCTGCGCCGCGACGCATGGGGCGGCAGCCTGGAAAATCGTGCCCGCCTGCTGCTGGCGGTGGTGAGCGCGATACGCCAGCGCGTCTCGCCCGGATTCGGCGTTGCGGTAAAACTGAACTCGGCCGACTTCCAGCGCGGCGGCTTTTCCGAGGACGATGCCAAACAAGTCCTGCAGCACTTGAACCGGCTGGCGGTCGATCTGGTCGAGCTGTCCGGCGGCAGTTATGAAAGCCCCGCCATGCAGGGCCGCGCCGCCGACGGTCGCACGCTGGCGCGCGAAGCCTATTTTCTGGAGTTTGCACGCCAGCTGGCGGCGGTGGCCAGCATGCCGCTCATGACCACGGGCGGCATCAGCCGCAAGGCCGTGGCCCAGCAAGTCCTGGACAGCGGCGTCGCGCTGGCCGGCATCGCCACCGCGCTGGCGGTGGCGCCGGACTTGCCGCAGCAGTGGCGTGAGGGCCGCGAACCGGCAGCCCTGATGCCGGCCGTGACCTGGAAGGACAAGGTACTGGTGGCGCTGACCCAGATGGCGCTGGTCAAGCGCCGCTTGCGTGCGCTGGGTACTGGCGATTTGGCGCTCGCCAGCTATTCGCCGCTGTTTACCTTGATCGCCGACCAGTGGCGGGCGCGCGGCCTGACCAAACGCTATCGCCGCTGGCATGCGCAGCAAAGCGCCACAGGCGGCAAGACGGCTTGAGGCCTGCCTCGATTCAGTAAGCCTTCCTGGCGGGTACGGTCACGGTGATTACCGTGCCCTCTTCCGCTTTGCTGCCGATTTCCAGGCCGGCACCGATGCCCTTGGCACGCTCGCGCATGCCCGGCAATCCCCAGTGGCCCGGCCGCTGGCCCGTCAGGGCCACGGATTCGTCCAGTCCCCGCCCGTCATCGCGGATGCGCAGGCGGAAGGCGCTGTCGCCGTATTCCAGTTCGACTTCGATACGGCTGGCGTCCGCATAGCGCGAGGCATTGAACAGCGCTTCGCGCGCAATGGCGTAAATCTCTTCATGCGCTGCTGGCCGCAACTGCCTGGGCTTGCCCTTCACCCGCATTGCAAACGCATGCGGACGATGCGCAGCCAACCCTTTGCCGAACTGCTCCAGGGTCAGTTCCAGCGTTTCCGGCCCGGCCGATGCGCGCAAGTCCATAATCTGGTCGCGCCCTTCCACCAGTAATTGTTCGGCCAGATTCAGCGTCTGGTCCAGGCGCGTTCGTTCCTGTGTGCCTTCCTTCAAATGCCGGCTGTGCGCGTCGAAGGATATCAATAGGGACTGCATGCTTTGCAGCAGGGTATCGTGCAAGGCCCGCGCAATGCGCGAACGTTCCGCCAGCCGTTCATGCAGGCGTTCCTGCATCCTTTGCGTGAGGTAGCGAATCCGCAGCGCATAAGCGGCATACAACAGCAGCAGGCCGGCCGCCGCCAGCAGCAGCTTGAACCAGCCGCTCTGCACGAATGTCGGCGGAATATCCATCTCCAGCGCCGCCCCCTTCGTATTCCAAAGATTGTCCTCGTTCGACGCCATAACTTCGAAGCGATACTTGCCCGGCACCAGATTGGTGTAATACGCCTGGCGCCGCCCCGCCGCTTCCTGCCACGCCTGATCCAGGCCCGCCAGCCGGTAGCGCAGGCGTACCCGTTCGGGTATCGACAGGCTCAACGCCGTGAAATCGATCTGAACGTTCCGCGTTCCCTGCGGTAGTCCTAGCGCGCGGCCTTGCGGAATTGCATAGCGTGCGCCATCGGACTGCACGCCCAATACTTCCACTGGGGGCGGCAGCGGATTGCGCAGGATATTGGCCGGATCGATGCTGCCGACCGAACCCGTTGTCGCGTACCACAACACGCCGTCGCGGGAGCGCATTAGCGACGGCACGGGCCTTAATTGCGGTGCGCGGCCCTGCATTCCATCCTGCGCGTTGAAGCGCTCGAACGGCACGGCGTTCGTTCCATCTTTGAGCCACCCATCCAGATCGGCGGCGACGATGCGGTATAGGCCGTCCGCACCATGCAGCCATAGGTCGCCACCGGGCAGGCGTACGATGCCCGAGACGCCGCGAAAGCGTTCATTGCGCTCGCCGTGCAGGGTGGCGAAGCGGCCATTGCGATACAAGGCAACGCCGCCCTCCCCGCCGGCCCACATGGTCCGATTATCGGCATGCAGATGCAGGATAGTCCCCAGTTGCAGGCCCTGGTCCGGGCCAAGAGCGCTCACCTTGCGATCACCGACGATGGTAATCCGGCTGCTGGGATGCGCCATCCATATATTTCCCGCGCTGTCGCGCGCCATGGAGGTGGTCAGCAGATCGGGGATGCCTTGCAGTCCGCCTGACTTGATCCATTCCCCCTCAAGCAGCTTGTACACGCCTTTGCCGGCGGAGAAGGAGGCCCATAGCGCACCGTCCATACCCAGCTGCAGGGCGTGGACGCGCAGCCCTTTCACTTCATCCGGAAAGCGGATCTGCGTCAGGCGGCCATCGGGATCGCGGCGCAGCACGCCTTCCATTCCGCCCAGCCATAGCGTGCCGTCCGGCGCCGTGTAGCTGGCCGTCAGACGTCCCGGGACTTCGCGCCGCGGCGGCTGGCCGGGACTATAGCTCCAAAGGTCGCCAGCATAATCGCCTACCCAGATATCGCCGGATGGCCCCTTCACCAGGGCCGGATATTCCAGCCGTCTGGCGACCGGCAGGGTTTGCAGGCGGTTCAGGCGCAGCCGGTCGATCCCGCGCGAGGTTCCCAGCCAGAGATTTCCCTCGCGGTCCTGCCGAATGGCGCCCAGCATCGGGCCGCTGATGCCGTTCAGCGTCGACAGGCTTTGTTCCGGCGTCCGGGACGTGGCCGGCGCGACTTTGCGCTCCAGGCTCTCGGCGTGCATCATCCACATCGTCCCCTGCCGGTCGAAGTACATGCCGATGCCTTCTAGTTCGGGCTTTTGCGTCTGGCCAGCGGGCGGTGGCGTGGTATGAACCCGGTAATAGCCGCGCTCAAAATCATTGCCCCAGATGCTGCCGTCCGGTGCTTCGCACAGCCAAACCAGGGTCTTGCGCGGCCAGGCCTGGCCGAAGCGGTTTTCGCCCGGCCGCCGGAAATAAGCCCCCGTGTTCGTTCCAATCCACGTCGTGCCATCGCGGGCAAACAGGATCTGGAACACGCCCAGGGCCGGCAGTCCGGATTCCGGCCCCAGATATTGGAAACGCTTGCCGCCCGGAGCCAGAACCGCCACGCCATCGCGCATGGCGACCCAGATCGCGCCGTCCGGCGCCGCCTCGATGTGCATGGCGCCGACCGGCCGCAAGCCGCCGCTTTCCATATAGGTCTGCGCGCCCTCCTTCCTGAATACGGACACGCCGCCAACGCGATAACCGACCCAGAGCGCGCCATCCGGCGCCGTGGTCAGTGCCATGATATTGCTGGAGTAAAGCGGCTGGCCGTAGACCTTGTCGGTGTGCTCGAAACGCGCACCGTCAAAGCGGTACAAGCCAGTTGGCGTGGCGATCCATAGCCAGCCGTCGGCACCTTGCGCAAACTTGGTCACGCCGGCCGGCGCGCCATCCACTTCGGTCCAAGCCGTGTGGGTGTAGTCGCTGAGCAGCGGCCGTGGCGCCGCGGCGAAACTGCCTGGATGCCCAATGAGCAAAAGCAGGAAAAGCAAGGCTTGGGTTGCGCGAAAAATCATCAATAGCTGCTGTAGCTGCGCCGAAAAGTTGAGGATGGTAGTGCATTTCAGCTGCGCCAGGCGCGAAAGTTTCCGGGATTTGAAGCACTCCCAGCAAAATTAATAATTTCTCAATATACTAATGAGTTCTATCGGCATCCGGCATCACCATGAATAACACGCAATCTCCCGCTTCCGCACTGGCTAACGGCAAAGGTGGCAGTTTAGGCACCTTGCTGGCGACTGTCCTGCTGCCCTTTGCCCTGGGCCATTTCACCTCCTATCTGTACCGCGTGATCAATGCCGTCGTTTATCCGGATCTGGCGCGCGACCTGGGACTGGCTGCCGATAGCATCGGCCTGCTCACCGGCGCCTATTTCCTGACCTTCGCGGCGGCCCAGCTGCCCATCGGCGTGGCGCTCGACCGCTATGGACCGCGCCGCGTACAGGCGCCGATGCTGTTGCTGGCCGCAGGCGGCGCCGTGCTGTTCGCGCAGGCGCACAGCGTGGAGCAGCTGGTGCTGGCACGCGGTCTGATCGGCCTGGGCGTGGCAGGCTCGCTGATGGCGTCGATCAAGGCCAGCTCGCTCTGGCTACCTCCTGAGCGCCTGCCCCTGGCCACGGCGCTGCTGCTGTCGGTCGGCGGCATGGGCGCGATGGCATCCACCACTCCTTTGCAGGCCGCGCTGCAATACACGCAATGGCGCGGTGCCTTCGTGGCGCTGGCCATTGGCACGCTGCTGGTCAGCGCCATTATTTACTTCGTGGTGCCGGAACATGGCCGCAAGCAGCCCA
Encoded here:
- a CDS encoding tyrosine-type recombinase/integrase codes for the protein MTGLRDIADDAITDALTDSEIAREFIGHGELGPKSIANTQKELFRFLTWCREEAGKTLRMLTVADLNAYKDFLKEPPADWISSTKWPRSDPRYRPFSGPLSDASRRQAMIAVKGLMAFAEQTGYLRRDPGALVKNVKMPHVKRVTRYLTQQAISLALETVGQRAATTPAALRQRARDRFLLLAYAHTGARLNEIVSADMGALYTEGNGRWWLDVMGKGGKPRRLPVPADLLDAYRLYRQAFELLPQTVRADTTPLVLSSRSRTPVRISDEAASDALKAVFSEAASAAAALGDADTAATLRQASTHWLRHSMLTNHANNGVQLKTLQETAGHASIATTAAYLHKTDNERHDEILASVSGKNIV
- a CDS encoding OsmC domain/YcaO domain-containing protein encodes the protein MEIKVNFLDKLRLEAKFDDFTVIADQPIRYKGDGSAPGPFDYFLASSALCAAYFVKLYCVTRNIPTENIRLSQNNIVDPENRYQQIFKIQVELPADISAKDREGILRSIDRCTVKKVVQTGPEFIIEEVENLDADAQALLTMSPSAEASTYILGKDLPLEQTIANMSGLLAGLGIKIEIASWRNIIPNVWSLHIRDAHSPMCFTNGKGATKESALASALGEYIERLSCNHFYAGEFWGEDIANAAFVHYPNERWFKPGPKDALPAEILDEYSREVYDPDGELRGSHLYDTNSGNVERGICSLPYVRQSDGEVVYFPSNLIENLFVSNGMSAGNTLVEAQVQCLSEIFERAVKREILEGEIALPDVPQEVLAKYPSILAGIHGLEEQGFPVLVKDASLGGVYPVMCVTLMNPRTGGVFASFGAHPSFEVALERSLTELLQGRSFEGLNDLPRPTFVSNAVTEPNNFVEHFIDSSGIVSWRFFSAKADYDFVEWDFSGQGEDSNAEEAATLFDILKDMGKEVYMAVYDELGATACRILVPGYSEVYPVEDLIWDNTNKALLFRSDILNLHRLDDESLESLLERLENNELDEYSDIATLIGIEFDENTDWGQLTVLELKLLIHLALEQFEEAHELVGAFLQYNDNSVERGLFYQALNVVLEVILDDDLELDDYVVSFRRMFGDARMDAVIGSVEGNVRFHGLTPTSMKLEGLDRHQRKIDSYKKLHVARAKAAASR
- a CDS encoding MerR family transcriptional regulator, which produces MKIGELAERSGLAASAIRYYEQSGLLPKPERGINGYRHYDESTLKRLHVIQVAQNLGFSLDAVRVVMAKEGSEFQEDMMRNLDQRLGEIEQMMAALREQRDELVNVKQRLRAIWAEGDCLRGSDFV
- a CDS encoding NADH:flavin oxidoreductase/NADH oxidase family protein, which gives rise to MFSPLTLPNGSTLPNRLAKAAMEENMADAGQIPGPALHRLYRQWADGGAGLLITGNVMIDHRALTGPGAVVLEARTPLEPFVQWAKAARSRGAQVWMQISHPGRQVLADMGGNAWAPSAVALEMGKHSKLFAPPVAMSEAQIEEVIARFAATAHAAEQAGFNGVQIHAAHGYLLSQFLSPLANLRRDAWGGSLENRARLLLAVVSAIRQRVSPGFGVAVKLNSADFQRGGFSEDDAKQVLQHLNRLAVDLVELSGGSYESPAMQGRAADGRTLAREAYFLEFARQLAAVASMPLMTTGGISRKAVAQQVLDSGVALAGIATALAVAPDLPQQWREGREPAALMPAVTWKDKVLVALTQMALVKRRLRALGTGDLALASYSPLFTLIADQWRARGLTKRYRRWHAQQSATGGKTA
- a CDS encoding sensor histidine kinase — translated: MIFRATQALLFLLLLIGHPGSFAAAPRPLLSDYTHTAWTEVDGAPAGVTKFAQGADGWLWIATPTGLYRFDGARFEHTDKVYGQPLYSSNIMALTTAPDGALWVGYRVGGVSVFRKEGAQTYMESGGLRPVGAMHIEAAPDGAIWVAMRDGVAVLAPGGKRFQYLGPESGLPALGVFQILFARDGTTWIGTNTGAYFRRPGENRFGQAWPRKTLVWLCEAPDGSIWGNDFERGYYRVHTTPPPAGQTQKPELEGIGMYFDRQGTMWMMHAESLERKVAPATSRTPEQSLSTLNGISGPMLGAIRQDREGNLWLGTSRGIDRLRLNRLQTLPVARRLEYPALVKGPSGDIWVGDYAGDLWSYSPGQPPRREVPGRLTASYTAPDGTLWLGGMEGVLRRDPDGRLTQIRFPDEVKGLRVHALQLGMDGALWASFSAGKGVYKLLEGEWIKSGGLQGIPDLLTTSMARDSAGNIWMAHPSSRITIVGDRKVSALGPDQGLQLGTILHLHADNRTMWAGGEGGVALYRNGRFATLHGERNERFRGVSGIVRLPGGDLWLHGADGLYRIVAADLDGWLKDGTNAVPFERFNAQDGMQGRAPQLRPVPSLMRSRDGVLWYATTGSVGSIDPANILRNPLPPPVEVLGVQSDGARYAIPQGRALGLPQGTRNVQIDFTALSLSIPERVRLRYRLAGLDQAWQEAAGRRQAYYTNLVPGKYRFEVMASNEDNLWNTKGAALEMDIPPTFVQSGWFKLLLAAAGLLLLYAAYALRIRYLTQRMQERLHERLAERSRIARALHDTLLQSMQSLLISFDAHSRHLKEGTQERTRLDQTLNLAEQLLVEGRDQIMDLRASAGPETLELTLEQFGKGLAAHRPHAFAMRVKGKPRQLRPAAHEEIYAIAREALFNASRYADASRIEVELEYGDSAFRLRIRDDGRGLDESVALTGQRPGHWGLPGMRERAKGIGAGLEIGSKAEEGTVITVTVPARKAY